Proteins co-encoded in one Prunus persica cultivar Lovell chromosome G6, Prunus_persica_NCBIv2, whole genome shotgun sequence genomic window:
- the LOC18774939 gene encoding uncharacterized protein LOC18774939, translating into MGEAPQIAILGAGTFMRTQYIPRLAEISKLLLLKSIWSRTEESARGAVEIAQKHFPGVECKWGDKGLQEIIEDSSILGVAVVLAGQAQVDFSLRLLKAGKHVLQEKPAAASTSELETALSSYRSIFANIPDKPIWAVAENYRFEPAFVEGKKLVNDIGDVMSIQVLVEGSMNSSNPYFSSSWRRNFTGGFILDMGVHFVAGLRMLAGCELVSVSAITSHVDKTLPAPDNVSSLFQLENGCSGVFVMVVSSRSPKIVWRFVGLKGTLQIERGNQDGRHGYLVLFYGSDGQSKSSFYQFSGVDEEFKAFINDISQANLRKGTGYEAEPRMSFLEGARDVAVLEAMLESGGKQGAPVHVKKYH; encoded by the exons ATGGGAGAGGCACCCCAGATTGCCATTCTTGGAGCTGGTACCTTTATGAGGACCCAATACATTCCTAGGCTCGCTGAGATCTCTAAGCTCCTCCTTCTTAAATCCATTTGGAGCCGTACAGAG GAATCTGCAAGAGGTGCCGTTGAGATTGCTCAAAAACATTTTCCAGGAGTAGAATGCAAATGGGGTGATAAGGGTCTTCAAGAAATTATTGAAGATAGTTCAATTCTTGGTGTTGCAGTGGTTTTAGCTGGCCAAGCTCAG GTTGATTTCTCATTGAGGCTGCTCAAGGCAGGGAAGCATGTCCTTCAAG AAAAACCTGCGGCAGCTT CTACAAGCGAATTGGAAACTGCACTGTCAAGTTATAGGTCAATTTTTGCCAATATCCCTGATAAACCAATTTGGGCCGTAGCAGAAAATTATAGATTCGAACCTGCTTTCGTTGAG GGCAAGAAACTAGTGAATGATATTGGAGATGTGATGAGCATCCAAGTTCTTGTTGAAGGATCAATGAACAGTTCAAACCCTTACTTCTCAAGCTCCTGGAGGCGCAATTTTACT GGAGGTTTCATTCTGGACATGGGAGTACATTTCGTTGCTGGACTGAGGATG CTTGCTGGATGTGAGCTAGTATCTGTGTCAGCTATAACCTCTCATGTTGACAAGACCTTACCTGCACCAGATAACGTATCCTCTCTCTT TCAACTGGAGAATGGATGTTCAGGGGTTTTTGTGATGGTAGTCTCCTCAAGATCACCAAAG ATAGTTTGGCGATTTGTTGGCTTGAAGGGAACGCTGCAAATTGAGCGTGGAAACCAAGATGGACGACATGGCTACCTG gttttattttatggttcTGATGGACAAAGCAAAAGCTCCTTCTACCAATTTAGCGGAGTGGATGAAGAATTCAAAGCTTTTATTAATGACATATCACAGGCCAATCTAAGG AAGGGGACTGGCTATGAAGCCGAGCCTCGCATGTCTTTCTTGGAAGGTGCCAGAGACGTTGCTGTTCTAGAGGCAATGCTTGAATCTGGAGGAAAGCAAGGGGCACCAGTTCATGTGAAAAAATATCACTGA
- the LOC18772413 gene encoding FT-interacting protein 1, whose product MQKPPQPQDFALKETSPNIGAGSVTGDKLSCTYDLVEQMQYLYVRVVKAKDLPAKDVTGSCDPYVEVKLGNYKGVTRHFEKKSNPEWNQVFAFSKDRLQASFLEAVVKDKDVVLDDFMGRVIFDLIDIPKRIPPDSPLAPQWYRLEDRKGVKVKGELMLAVWMGTQADEAFPDAWHSDAATVGPEGVNNIRSKVYLSPKLWYVRVNVIEAQDLLPNDKSRYPEVFVKVMHGNQVLRTRISQSKSINPMWNEDLMFVAAEPFEEPLFLTVEDRVGSGKDEILGKCVIALQNVQRRLDHKPVNTRWFNLEKHMIIDGEQKKDIKFASRIHLRICLDGGYHVLDESTHYSSDLRPTAKQLWKSSIGILEVGVLSAVGLMPMKTKDGRGTTDAYCVAKYGQKWVRTRTIVDSFNPKWNEQYIWEVFDPCTVITMGVFDNGHIHGGDKGGKDSKIGKVRIRLSTLEADRVYTHSYPLLVLHPSGVKKTGEIQLAVRFTCSSLINMLHMYSHPLLPKMHYIHPLSVIQLDSLRHQAMQIVSMRLSRAEPPLRKEVVEYMLDVDSHMWSMRRSKANFFRIMGVLSGLIAVGKWLDQICNWKNPLTTILIHVLYIILVLYPELILPTIFLYLFLIGIWNFRWRPRHPPHMDTRLSHADAAHPDERDEEFDTFPTSRPSDIVRMRYDRLRSIAGRVQTVVGDLATQGERFQSLLSWRDPRATTLFVTFCLIAAIVLYVTPFQVVALLGGIYVLRHPRFRHKLPSAPLNFFRRLPARSDSML is encoded by the coding sequence ATGCAGAAGCCTCCTCAGCCTCAAGATTTTGCTTTGAAAGAGACCTCGCCAAACATTGGTGCGGGCTCGGTCACCGGTGACAAGCTCTCATGCACCTATGACCTTGTTGAACAGATGCAATACCTTTATGTTCGTGTGGTCAAAGCAAAGGATTTACCTGCAAAAGATGTTACTGGTAGCTGTGATCCCTATGTTGAAGTGAAACTTGGAAACTATAAGGGAGTTACTAGGCATTTTGAGAAGAAGTCCAACCCTGAGTGGAATCAGGTGTTTGCTTTCTCCAAAGATCGACTTCAAGCTTCGTTTTTGGAAGCTGTGGTGAAAGATAAGGATGTTGTGCTAGATGATTTCATGGGCAGGGTTATATTTGACCTCATTGACATCCCAAAACGCATTCCACCAGATAGCCCATTGGCACCACAATGGTATAGGCTGGAGGATAGGAAGGGGGTTAAGGTCAAGGGAGAGCTGATGTTGGCTGTTTGGATGGGAACTCAAGCAGATGAGGCATTTCCAGATGCGTGGCATTCAGATGCTGCAACAGTTGGGCCAGAGGGTGTCAATAACATTCGATCAAAGGTATACCTCTCCCCCAAGCTTTGGTATGTGAGGGTCAATGTTATTGAAGCTCAGGACTTGCTACCTAATGACAAGAGTAGGTACCCGGAAGTTTTTGTGAAGGTTATGCATGGAAATCAGGTATTGAGGACTAGAATATCACAGAGTAAAAGTATTAATCCaatgtggaatgaagatttgATGTTTGTTGCTGCTGAACCGTTTGAGGAACCTTTGTTTCTGACTGTGGAAGATAGAGTGGGATCAGGCAAAGATGAGATATTGGGGAAGTGTGTGATTGCTTTACAGAATGTGCAGAGGAGGTTAGACCATAAGCCTGTGAACACTAGGTGGTTTAATCTTGAGAAGCATATGATCATAGATGGGGAACAGAAGAAGGATATCAAATTTGCCAGCAGGATTCATTTAAGGATTTGTTTGGACGGTGGATATCATGTTTTGGATGAATCAACACACTACAGTAGTGATCTTAGGCCAACAGCAAAGCAGTTGTGGAAGTCAAGCATTGGGATTTTGGAGGTAGGCGTTTTAAGTGCCGTGGGACTGATgccaatgaaaacaaaagatgGCCGAGGAACCACAGATGCTTATTGTGTAGCTAAATATGGGCAGAAATGGGTTCGAACGAGGACGATTGTGGACAGCTTTAATCCTAAGTGGAATGAGCAGTACATCTGGGAGGTTTTCGACCCATGTACTGTCATCACAATGGGGGTTTTTGACAATGGTCATATACATGGGGGTGATAAAGGTGGAAAGGATTCAAAAATTGGCAAAGTGAGAATTCGGCTATCTACCCTTGAAGCTGACAGGGTTTACACGCATTCCTATCCTCTCCTGGTTCTACATCCATCTGGGGTGAAGAAAACAGGTGAAATTCAGCTGGCGGTGAGGTTTACATGCTCATCTTTGATTAATATGTTGCATATGTATTCACATCCGTTGTTGCCAAAAATGCACTACATTCATCCATTGTCTGTAATTCAGCTTGATAGCTTGAGGCACCAGGCTATGCAGATTGTCTCAATGAGGCTGAGCCGGGCTGAGCCACCCCTGAGGAAAGAGGTTGTAGAGTATATGCTGGATGTTGATTCACATATGTGGAGCATGAGAAGAAGCAAGGCCAATTTTTTCAGAATAATGGGAGTTTTAAGTGGGTTGATTGCAGTAGGAAAATGGCTTGATCAGATCTGCAATTGGAAGAATCCTCTTACAACCATTTTGATTCATGTcctttatattatattggtTCTTTACCCGGAACTAATTCTTCCCACTATTTTTCTTTACCTATTCttgattggaatttggaactTCCGGTGGAGGCCAAGACATCCGCCTCACATGGACACCCGGCTATCTCATGCTGATGCTGCTCATCCTGATGAACGAGACGAAGAGTTTGACACATTCCCAACTTCCCGGCCATCAGATATCGTTAGGATGAGATATGATCGACTAAGAAGTATAGCAGGGAGGGTTCAGACTGTTGTTGGTGATCTGGCAACTCAAGGGGAAAGGTTTCAGTCACTTCTGAGTTGGAGAGACCCAAGAGCAACCACTCTGTTTGTAACTTTCTGTTTGATTGCTGCCATAGTTCTCTATGTAACCCCATTCCAAGTTGTGGCCCTTCTGGGAGGCATATATGTGTTACGGCATCCCAGGTTCCGCCACAAACTTCCTTCGGCTCCGCTCAACTTCTTTAGGAGGTTGCCTGCAAGATCAGACAGCATGCTTTGA